From the Fulvia fulva chromosome 2, complete sequence genome, one window contains:
- a CDS encoding Cutinase transcription factor 1 beta, which yields MSGSLHVRRASVLSLETTTPSTDGGIGLSRPGQLNSDVLQVHTPVVSDYVSPVGPIDSGQSWSSISQWSNNAAASNVVNLSDMTVDTTYDFSHLNDLDDIFAFTNDFTYDAVCRQLGPPFYTADPVQGQPHGPPAHTSLMYLRSQGCFDLPPVPTLRTMMVQYFRLVHPNLPIMFEDAFWRCFDSENGHVNQISLLVLRGMLFTVSCYLDAESLTTLGFSSPRDARSTHYRQAKLLFDFDIESDPVANAQACLLLTYQSPSHNKLRINLSWLNHALRYARIARADSYYRFKDENPLQAKLLKRIWWSIIFRDRILSLGMRRSLQVHLDSKSIWFDDDHALQINDFESELGRSVVHSIETQVRTIGLQTALCKLTIRLATPLRLLYQDELLDDRLETVFASLPESVEAVQESLESLRRWYEETSEKYPFPVSLDDVHESLCLYVNMLFILCASATFALNMHLTMIHENLSASRKMIDVGAARQGLQDANDDLTRRLQELIQVKVMKDLPITATPLIGPPLVLQAINLAASRVSRTEATEARRLDIFTRTLRSQQRKFDGSDFYIDVLINIVAYAQDDDNLTSGMNLWRENSSGNQTTHLKKLDWVKMMEKRPRQFLRLMFHMDYALCTWGVPQEEHFPPGLRREGG from the exons ATGAGCGGGAGCCTGCACGTCAGGCGAGCCAGTGTACTCTCGCTGGAAACGACGACTCCAAGCACAGATGGCGGCATCGGGCTATCCAGGCCTGGGCAACTCAACAGCGATGTGCTTCAGGTTCATACGCCAGTCGTGAGCGACTATGTATCACCCGTAGGGCCGATCGATTCCGGACAGTCATGGTCATCGATCTCCCAATGGAGCAACAACGCAGCGGCTTCCAACGTGGTGAATCTTTCGGACATGACTGTGGATACGACGTACGACTTCAGCCACTTGAATGACCTGGACGATATCTTCGCCTTCACGAACGACTTCACGTACGACGCGGTCTGCCGTCAGCTTGGTCCTCCGTTCTACACTGCCGATCCAGTACAAGGTCAACCACATGGGCCACCAGCTCATACGTCACTCATG TACTTACGGTCGCAAGGCTGTTTCGATCTACCACCAGTACCCACTCTGCGAACGATGATGGTGCAATACTTTCGCCTGGTGCATCCAAACTTGCCCATCATGTTCGAAGACGCCTTTTGGAGATGCTTTGACAGCGAGAACGGCCATGTAAACCAAATCTCGCTGCTAGTGCTACGGGGTATGCTGTTTACGGTCAGCTGCTATCTTGATGCCGAGAGTTTGACCACTCTTGGCTTCAGCAGCCCCCGCGATGCGAGAAGTACCCACTATCGTCAAGCAAAGCTGCTCTTCGACTTCGACATCGAGTCCGACCCAGTGGCCAATGCACAGGCATGTCTGCTCTTAACATACCAGTCACCGAGCCACAACAAGCTTCGCATAAACCTCTCCTGGCTGAACCATGCGCTGAGATATGCGAGAATTGCTCGTGCAGACTCATATTATCGCTTCAAGGACGAAAATCCGCTACAAGCCAAGCTTTTGAAGCGCATATGGTGGTCCATCATCTTCCGCGACCGTATTCTGTCACTCGGCATGCGACGGAGCCTTCAGGTACACCTGGACTCGAAGTCGATTTGGTTTGACGACGATCATGCGTTGCAGATCAACGATTTCGAATCGGAACTGGGGCGATCTGTCGTGCATAGCATCGAAACCCAAGTCAGGACCATTGGGCTACAGACGGCGCTTTGTAAGCTCACCATACGCCTGGCTACACCGTTACGACTGCTGTACCAGGACGAACTCCTCGATGATCGGCTGGAGACAGTATTTGCGTCTCTTCCGGAGTCAGTCGAGGCTGTCCAAGAATCTCTCGAATCACTCCGGCGGTGGTATGAGGAGACCTCGGAGAAGTACCCTTTCCCAGTCAGCCTGGATGATGTTCACGAGTCTTTGTGCCTCTACGTGAACATGCTATTCATACTCTGCGCCTCGGCGACTTTTGCATTGAACATGCACCTCACCATGATTCACGAGAACTTGTCAGCCAGCCGAAAGATGATCGACGTTGGCGCGGCGAGGCAGGGCTTACAGGATGCGAACGATGACCTTACCAGGAGGCTTCAAGAATTGATACAAGTCAAGGTCATGAAAGATCTCCCCATCACTGCAACACCGCTTATTGGACCTCCACTCGTCCTCCAG GCCATCAACCTCGCAGCATCCCGCGTCTCCCGCACCGAGGCGACCGAAGCACGCCGCCTTGACATCTTCACTCGTACCCTCCGCTCCCAGCAACGCAAGTTCGACGGCTCCGACTTCTACATCGACGTTCTCATCAACATTGTCGCCTACGCCCAAGACGATGATAATCTCACCTCAGGTATGAACCTCTGGCGAGAGAACAGTAGCGGCAACCAGACAACACACC TGAAGAAGCTGGATTGGGTCAAGATGATGGAGAAGAGACCGAGACAGTTCTTAAGGTTGATGTTTCATATGGACTATGCACTCTGCACGTGGGGAGTGCCGCAAGAGGAACACTTTCCGCCGGGCTTGAGGAGGGAAGGAGGCTGA
- a CDS encoding Putative quercetin 2,3-dioxygenase, translating to MSSENESSAETQPQSSFPLKTVATLVALLAVILALYTPLRSALPKLSKTTLPVSAHTMATMTATATNGTSNLKITKRPWNGRGHADHGWLYTFHTFSFASYYDPKYESFGPLRVINEDRVERGTGFGRHGHAEFGIWSYIVQGELEHKDSMGNLEKLRRGEVQFTNAGTGISHSEYCRNQEEDVHFLQIWAKPNIRGLKPSYCTRKYTDEMKTDKLVRIMESKERHSGKDGPTEPIEIYSDLSMDASILAPGKKVEHELVKDGERNVFLHVVMGDRKQPTSGGAKIKIGDVELGEGDGAFIKGASGPGKIEVESVGDKPAEFLLFDMGEK from the exons ATGTCTTCAGAAAACGAATCTTCGGCGGAAACACAACCACAGTCGTCCTTTCCCCTTAAAACAGTCGCGACTCTCGTAGCCCTCTTAGCAGTCATTCTGGCGTTGTATACCCCTCTCCGCTCAGCTCTACCAAAGCTATCAAAGACGACACTACCAGTCTCAGCTCACACGATGGCGACAATGACAGCGACAGCGACGAACGGTACCTCCAACCTGAAGATCACGAAACGACCATGGAATGGTAGAGGTCATGCAGACCACGGCTGGCTCTACACGTTCCATACCTTCTCCTTCGCCTCCTACTACGACCCCAAGTACGAATCGTTCGGTCCTCTACGAGTCATCAACGAAGATCGTGTTGAAAGAGGTACTGGGTTCGGGCGTCACGGTCATGCTGAGTTCGGTATTTGGTCGTACATCGTGCAAGGCGAGCTAGAGCACAAAGATAGCATGGGCAACTTGGAGAAGTTGAGAAGAGGCGAGGTTCAATTCACCAATGCTGGGACGGGCATTTCCCATTCTGAGTACTGCCGGAACCAAGAGGAGGATGTACAC TTCCTCCAGATATGGGCAAAGCCCAATATTCGAGGCCTCAAGCCATCGTACTGCACGCGGAAATATACCGATGAAATGAAGACCGACAAGCTCGTGAGAATCATGGAGTCAAAAGAGCGACACAGCGGAAAAGATGGACCAACAGAGCCCATTGAGATCTACTCCGATCTGAGTATGGACGCTTCGATTTTAGCACCCGGCAAGAAGGTCGAGCATGAGCTGGTCAAAGATGGGGAGAGGAACGTTTTCCTACATGTCGTAATGGGCGATCGCAAGCAGCCAACGAGCGGCGGTGCGAAGATCAAGATCGGGGATGTTGAGCTTGGAGAAGGCGACGGTGCGTTCATCAAGGGCGCTTCCGGACCTGGCAAGATTGAGGTTGAGAGTGTGGGAGACAAGCCGGCGGAGTTCCTGCTGTTCGACATGGGAGAGAAGTAG